From a region of the Chitinophagales bacterium genome:
- a CDS encoding transposase: MKKRTWTQEEKLKIIAEAKSNGVSETLEKYGIYPATYYSWKKKLLIDGEEGLLDNEKRRLYKKRIEELEDQVRLYKQLLAEKELELALRDELLKKSIPG, encoded by the coding sequence ATGAAGAAGCGCACATGGACCCAGGAAGAGAAACTGAAGATCATTGCTGAAGCCAAAAGCAATGGTGTTTCAGAGACCTTGGAGAAGTACGGCATCTATCCGGCCACCTACTACTCTTGGAAGAAGAAGCTGCTCATCGACGGTGAGGAAGGTCTTCTGGACAACGAAAAGCGGCGATTATACAAAAAGCGCATAGAGGAGTTAGAAGACCAGGTTAGACTTTATAAGCAGCTTTTGGCAGAGAAAGAACTTGAACTTGCTCTGCGGGATGAACTTCTCAAAAAAAGTATCCCCGGCTGA